One segment of Danio aesculapii chromosome 3, fDanAes4.1, whole genome shotgun sequence DNA contains the following:
- the LOC130217898 gene encoding butyrophilin-like protein 3 — translation MKFICLTLMLISGITDSRSDQFAVVGSADPVLAFAGEDVLLPCSVKPNISVVDMRVEWFRLDQEYSVHLYEDHVDRNTEQILSYRGRTELNHQLLQTGNASLRLSAVQVSDEGRYKCFIQSNSGSDDATVNVSVEAVGSPPVITVDGFDRSGGLHLQCESEGWNPEPDLEWLDSEGVRLSPETTETHRNTDGFSVKHTVTVHQRDGKIHCRVRVRHHVLETLISSTSNMFASWRTSVIVISVFSVLSVIAGILIAVTVQKNRAHSKLKKDYHKLHKSNEKLSEEHKQLLKDNKRIHEEHTELQASIDKLQRAHIQLLEDNKSVHKEHKQLQDEKSRIQLELDQLFQGQRLTIPKAITHLRQHRVNVTLDADSAHPHLIVSEDGKQMTCGNTQMKEVNRENDTFTEYLGVLGKEGFSSGCFYFEVKVKGQIKWDLGVTRESADRQELCSLSPKNGYWTVGLIDKKYWAHESSYVFIPLSVKPQRVGVFVDYEKGFVSFYDVESMFHIYSYTGQSFNGKLCPFGCLGYYRNGNSTPLRICDDY, via the exons ATGAAGttcatttgtttaactctaatgcTTATTAGTGGAATTACAGACTCAAGATCAG ATCAGTTTGCTGTAGTGGGATCTGCAGATCCTGTATTAGCATTTGCTGGTGAAGATGTGCTTCTGCCCTGTTCAGTCAAACCCAACATCAGTGTTGTGGACATGAGAGTCGAGTGGTTTAGACTTGATCAGGAATACTCAGTTCATCTCTATGAGGATCATGTAGACAGAAACACAGAGCAGATTCTGTCCTACAGAGGGAGAACTGAACTCAATCATCAGCTGCTACAGACGGGAAATGCATCACTGAGGCTATCAGCCGTGCAAGTGTCTGATGAAGGACGTTATAAGTGTTTTATTCAGTCCAACTCCGGGTCTGATGATGCCACTGTTAATGTCAGTGTTGAAG CTGTAGGAAGTCCTCCAGTGATTACAGTAGATGGGTTTGATCGTTCAGGAGGGCTTCATCTACAGTGTGAATCTGAAGGTTGGAATCCTGAACCTGATCTTGAGTGGCTGGACAGTGAAGGAGTCAGATTGAGTCCAGAAACTACAGagacacacagaaacacagatgGATTCAGTGTGAAACACACCGTCACTGTTCATCAGAGAGACGGCAAGATTCACTGTAGAGTCAGAGTGAGACACCACGTGCTGGAGACACTGATCAGCTCCACAA GTAATATGTTTGCTTCGTGGAGGACATCAGTGATTGTGATTTCAGTGTTTTCTGTGCTCAGTGTTATTGCTGGAATACTGATAGCTGTGACTGTTCAGAAAAATAGGG CTCACAGTAAACTAAAGAAag ATTACCATAAACTACATAAAAGCAACGAGAAACTAAGTGAAG AACACAAACAGCTACTGAAGGACAATAAGCGTATACATGAGG agcaCACTGAACTACAGGCCAGCATTGATAAACTGCAACGTG cgcACATTCAGTTACTTGAGGACAATAAGAGTGTACATAAGG aacacaaacaacTACAGGATGAGAAGAGCAGAATACAACTTG AGCTTGATCAACTTTTCCAAGGTCAAAGGTTGACTATACCAAAAG CTATTACACATTTAAGACAACACAGAG TGAACGTGACTCTGGATGCTGATTCTGCTCATCCTCATCTCATCGTGTCTGAAGATGGAAAACAGATGACATGTGGAAACACACAAATGAAGGAAGTGAATAGGGAAAATGACACATTTACTGAATATCTTGGTGTTCTGGGAAAGGAGGGATTCTCCTCAGGGTGTTTTTACTTTGAGGTGAAGGTAAAGGGACAAATTAAATGGGATTTAGGGGTGACCAGAGAATCTGCTGACAGGCAGGAGTTGTGCAGCCTGAGTCCCAAGAATGGATACTGGACTGTGGGACTAATAGATAAAAAGTATTGGGCTCATGAGTCCTCATACGTCTTTATTCCCCTGAGTGTGAAACCTCAGAGGGTCGGTGTGTTTGTGGATTATGAGAAGGGTTTTGTCTCTTTTTATGATGTTGAGTCCATGTTTCACATCTACTCTTACACTGGTCAGTCTTTTAATGGGAAACTCTGTCCATTTGGATGCTTGGGGTATTATAGGAATGGAAACTCTACACCGCTGAGGATCTGTGATGATTACTAA